Proteins from a single region of Hordeum vulgare subsp. vulgare chromosome 6H, MorexV3_pseudomolecules_assembly, whole genome shotgun sequence:
- the LOC123404121 gene encoding NADH-ubiquinone oxidoreductase chain 3: MSEFAPICIYLVISPLVSLIPLGVPFPFASNSSTYPEKLSAYECGSDPSGDARSRFDIRFYPVPILFIIPDPEVTFSFPWAVPPNKIDLFGSWSMMAFLLILTIGSLYEWKRGASDRE, translated from the coding sequence ATGTCGGAATTTGCACCTATTTGTATCTATTTAGTGATCAGTCCGCTAGTTTCTTTGATTCCACTCGGTGTTCCTTTTCCATTTGCTTCCAATAGTTCGACCTATCCAGAAAAATTGTCGGCCTACGAATGTGGTTCCGATCCCTCCGGTGATGCCAGAAGTCGTTTCGATATACGATTTTATCCGGttcctattttatttattatCCCTGATCCGGAAGTcaccttttcttttccttgggCAGTACCTCCTAACAAGATTGATCTGTTTGGATCTTGGTCCATGATGGCCTTTTTATTGATTTTGACGATTGGATCTCTCTATGAATGGAAAAGGGGTGCTTCGGATCGGGAGTAA